One region of Roseimicrobium gellanilyticum genomic DNA includes:
- a CDS encoding sulfatase, whose amino-acid sequence MTVRPFFLLLAALFTCAPFVLHAAETRPMNVLFIAVDDLRPELGCYDAAHMKTPHIDKLAQEGTLFEKAYCQFAVCNPSRASVLGGVRPDTTQVMANNKFLRPMMPDVVTLPQHFKNHGYTALSLGKIFHHSEREPGDDPQSWSEPAWYHGEPYRQWFTKESNDFIANLKKLPPDKRPKLLRAPPFEASPESDDVYPDGMTALKAIETLNRVKDQPFFLGVGFVKPHLPFTCPQKYWDLYPEESIKLPPNYYRTKDAPEPAFHNLYELRSYGGIPPKGDIDDATALKLIRGYRACVSFMDAQVGRVLAELDRQGLRENTLVVFWGDHGYHLGENGLFTKMTNFELGTHVPLIVRAPASAQKAAGQRSSALVELVDLYPTLAELAGLKLPSHLEGTSFAPLLKDPAKPWKKAAFSQYLRPGKEGIMGRSVRTRDWRYTEWKDREGNNMGVELYDENKDPQENTNIATDAANAEKVKEMAAILNAGWKAATPN is encoded by the coding sequence ATGACTGTCCGGCCCTTTTTCCTGCTTCTCGCCGCTCTCTTCACCTGTGCGCCCTTCGTGTTGCACGCTGCTGAAACGCGCCCGATGAACGTGCTCTTCATCGCGGTCGATGACCTCCGCCCCGAACTCGGCTGCTACGACGCGGCGCACATGAAGACGCCGCACATCGACAAGCTCGCGCAGGAGGGCACGCTGTTTGAGAAGGCGTACTGCCAGTTCGCCGTGTGCAATCCCTCCCGCGCCAGCGTGCTTGGTGGTGTGCGGCCCGACACCACACAGGTGATGGCGAACAACAAGTTCCTCCGGCCCATGATGCCGGATGTGGTCACACTCCCGCAGCACTTCAAGAACCACGGCTACACCGCCCTCTCCCTGGGAAAAATCTTCCACCACAGCGAGCGTGAGCCCGGCGATGACCCGCAGTCCTGGAGCGAGCCCGCATGGTACCACGGCGAGCCGTACCGCCAATGGTTCACGAAGGAGTCGAATGACTTCATTGCCAATCTCAAGAAACTCCCGCCCGACAAACGCCCCAAGCTCCTGCGCGCTCCACCTTTCGAAGCCTCGCCCGAGTCGGATGATGTCTATCCGGATGGCATGACCGCGCTCAAGGCCATCGAGACGCTCAATCGCGTGAAAGACCAGCCCTTCTTCCTCGGCGTGGGTTTCGTGAAGCCGCATCTTCCCTTCACCTGCCCGCAGAAGTATTGGGACCTCTATCCGGAAGAGAGCATCAAGCTTCCTCCGAACTACTACCGTACGAAGGATGCGCCTGAGCCCGCGTTTCACAACCTTTACGAACTGCGCTCCTACGGCGGCATCCCACCCAAAGGAGATATCGATGACGCCACCGCGCTGAAGCTCATCCGCGGCTATCGCGCCTGCGTGAGCTTCATGGATGCCCAGGTGGGTCGCGTGCTTGCCGAGCTGGATCGCCAGGGCCTGCGTGAGAACACCCTCGTCGTCTTCTGGGGCGACCACGGCTATCACCTCGGTGAGAATGGTCTCTTCACGAAGATGACCAACTTCGAACTCGGCACGCACGTCCCGCTCATCGTGCGCGCTCCTGCTTCGGCGCAGAAGGCCGCGGGCCAGCGCAGCAGTGCCCTGGTGGAGCTCGTGGACCTCTACCCCACCCTCGCCGAACTCGCAGGTCTCAAGCTCCCATCCCATCTTGAAGGCACCAGCTTCGCCCCTCTTCTCAAAGACCCTGCAAAGCCCTGGAAGAAGGCCGCCTTCAGCCAGTACCTGCGCCCTGGTAAGGAAGGCATCATGGGTCGCAGCGTTCGCACCCGCGACTGGCGCTACACCGAGTGGAAGGACCGTGAAGGCAACAACATGGGTGTGGAACTCTACGATGAGAACAAGGACCCGCAGGAGAATACCAACATCGCCACGGATGCCGCGAACGCAGAGAAGGTGAAGGAGATGGCAGCCATCCTGAACGCGGGATGGAAGGCGGCGACGCCGAATTGA
- a CDS encoding GNAT family N-acetyltransferase: MPPSPSPWHITPAANDDAPECEPIREWLRQHNWSANAEFMRKWTSPEHESKPLVLITKSSHGEVIGGLLAHTQFSWLRISIMAVHPNFRGIGIGAGLLADAESMAIGRGCLHAHVDTMSYQAPEFYLKHGYRLAGEFPNWDSHGHAKMHFLKSISPASLSPS; encoded by the coding sequence ATGCCTCCCTCCCCCTCCCCCTGGCACATCACCCCCGCCGCGAATGACGATGCACCCGAGTGCGAGCCCATTCGCGAGTGGCTGCGCCAGCACAACTGGAGCGCCAACGCCGAGTTCATGCGGAAATGGACCTCACCGGAGCATGAGTCAAAACCCCTCGTACTCATCACGAAATCCTCTCACGGCGAAGTCATCGGCGGCCTCCTCGCCCACACCCAGTTCTCCTGGTTGCGCATCTCCATCATGGCCGTGCATCCCAATTTCCGCGGCATCGGCATCGGCGCAGGCTTGCTGGCGGATGCCGAAAGCATGGCCATCGGACGCGGCTGCCTTCACGCCCATGTAGACACCATGTCCTACCAGGCCCCGGAATTCTATCTAAAGCACGGCTACCGCCTCGCCGGTGAATTCCCCAATTGGGACTCGCACGGGCATGCAAAAATGCATTTCCTGAAATCGATCTCTCCGGCATCATTATCGCCGTCATGA
- a CDS encoding GNAT family acetyltransferase, protein MTIRPFRIEDEAAVIELWTKCELTRPWNDPSKDIQRKLQVQPELFLVGEDEHGIIIASVMAGYEGHRGWLNYLAVHPAHQRRGHARTLLAEAERLLLERGCPKINLQVRSTNAAAAAFYHALGYDLDEVLSMGKRLVQDAPPVS, encoded by the coding sequence ATGACCATCCGTCCTTTCCGCATCGAAGATGAAGCCGCCGTCATCGAGCTGTGGACGAAGTGCGAGCTCACGCGTCCGTGGAACGACCCGAGCAAAGACATCCAGAGGAAGCTCCAAGTGCAGCCGGAGCTCTTCCTCGTGGGTGAGGATGAGCACGGCATTATCATCGCCTCCGTCATGGCCGGGTATGAAGGGCATCGCGGCTGGCTGAACTACCTCGCCGTACATCCCGCGCATCAGCGTCGTGGTCACGCCCGCACGCTGCTTGCAGAGGCAGAGCGTCTGCTGCTAGAACGCGGTTGCCCAAAAATCAATCTCCAGGTACGCAGCACCAACGCCGCCGCAGCCGCCTTCTACCACGCCCTCGGCTACGACTTGGATGAAGTCCTCTCCATGGGCAAGCGTCTCGTGCAGGATGCGCCTCCTGTATCCTGA
- a CDS encoding GNAT family N-acetyltransferase has product MHITDDDDITRDGIHFRRAGKEDASDLATMHRAAFRTALPHIPALHTPAEDLDFFTRMLAREAVATWLAVSSIAGEPMGFITFCPGAVEHLYVHPAHQGEGLGTALLRLAMRENIELKLWTFQRNTNARRFYEKHGFIADRMTDGMGNEEREPDMRYVWKQKSDARA; this is encoded by the coding sequence ATGCACATAACGGACGACGACGACATCACACGGGACGGCATCCACTTCCGTCGCGCGGGAAAGGAGGACGCCAGCGACCTTGCCACCATGCATCGTGCTGCCTTCCGCACGGCCCTGCCCCACATTCCCGCACTGCACACACCCGCGGAGGACCTCGATTTCTTCACCCGCATGCTCGCCCGTGAAGCGGTCGCCACGTGGCTGGCCGTCTCCAGCATCGCGGGCGAGCCCATGGGTTTCATCACCTTCTGCCCCGGCGCAGTCGAGCATCTCTATGTGCATCCCGCCCATCAAGGCGAAGGCCTCGGCACCGCCCTGCTACGCCTCGCCATGCGCGAGAACATCGAGCTAAAACTCTGGACCTTCCAGCGCAACACCAACGCCCGCCGCTTCTATGAGAAGCACGGCTTCATCGCCGACCGCATGACGGATGGCATGGGCAATGAAGAGCGCGAGCCGGATATGCGGTATGTGTGGAAGCAGAAGAGCGATGCCAGGGCGTGA
- a CDS encoding GNAT family N-acetyltransferase, with the protein MSTASQASFLVRPIQVADIPDFHRVLDGVCRERKYLAMLEAPPLEGTESFVRNNVQMDHPQFIALVNGQLAGWCDALPGESTHGTAHIGHLGMGVAKPFRRQGLGAKLMHAVLDKARDKGMVKIELEVYASNTGAVTLYQRFGFEEEGRKRRGRFLDDHYDDVVVMSLFLDT; encoded by the coding sequence ATGAGCACCGCTTCACAGGCCTCTTTCCTCGTCCGCCCTATTCAGGTGGCTGACATTCCCGACTTCCATCGCGTGCTGGATGGCGTGTGCCGTGAGCGCAAATACCTCGCCATGCTGGAAGCGCCGCCTCTGGAAGGCACGGAAAGTTTTGTGAGGAACAATGTGCAGATGGACCATCCGCAATTCATCGCCCTCGTGAATGGCCAACTGGCAGGCTGGTGTGATGCCCTTCCGGGAGAGTCCACTCATGGTACCGCGCACATCGGCCATTTGGGCATGGGTGTGGCAAAGCCATTTCGCCGACAGGGCCTCGGGGCAAAACTCATGCATGCGGTGCTCGACAAGGCGCGCGACAAAGGCATGGTGAAAATCGAGCTTGAGGTCTATGCCTCGAACACGGGCGCCGTCACCCTGTACCAGCGCTTTGGCTTCGAAGAAGAAGGGCGCAAAAGACGCGGACGTTTCCTGGATGACCACTATGACGATGTGGTGGTGATGAGCCTGTTCCTAGACACCTGA